A genomic region of Bacteroidales bacterium contains the following coding sequences:
- a CDS encoding class I SAM-dependent methyltransferase, which translates to MMFKNKSTYYDLYRPNYPYSLVTFLKGQNLLKNNDLVAEFGSGTGKLTGLLLENGNCVYGVEQDEEMQVFLQKKFHANPNFILVKKSAENTGLSKNKFDLIIAAQSFHLFNPTKAKEEFYRILKPNGKMAFVWYHWNIKQEVTQKIQNLFSTFRDKQQQQERTQIGLVSFNRLFYPNVIQHNIIDTITQKLSKAEFVNSMLSSSYATTQNDKLHNEYMEEVESIFNHYEKSGYIEYSFNLEIYFLNVKQNAKVIT; encoded by the coding sequence ATGATGTTTAAGAATAAATCAACATATTACGACTTATACAGACCAAACTATCCTTACAGTTTAGTCACATTTCTAAAAGGACAAAATCTTTTAAAGAATAACGATTTAGTTGCTGAATTTGGAAGCGGAACTGGAAAATTAACAGGTTTACTATTGGAAAATGGAAACTGTGTATATGGAGTTGAACAAGATGAAGAAATGCAGGTTTTTTTACAAAAGAAATTTCACGCAAACCCAAACTTTATATTGGTAAAAAAATCGGCTGAAAACACAGGTTTGTCAAAAAACAAGTTCGATTTAATTATTGCGGCACAATCATTTCATTTATTCAATCCAACAAAAGCAAAAGAAGAGTTTTATAGGATTCTAAAACCCAACGGAAAAATGGCGTTCGTTTGGTATCATTGGAATATTAAGCAAGAAGTTACTCAAAAAATCCAAAACCTATTTTCTACTTTTAGAGATAAGCAACAACAGCAAGAAAGAACACAAATAGGTTTGGTTTCTTTCAATAGATTATTTTATCCCAATGTCATACAACACAACATTATTGATACCATAACGCAAAAGTTATCTAAAGCTGAATTTGTAAATAGTATGTTATCATCATCATACGCTACAACTCAAAATGATAAACTACATAATGAATATATGGAAGAAGTAGAAAGCATATTCAATCATTATGAAAAGTCGGGATATATTGAATATTCATTTAACTTAGAAATATATTTTTTGAATGTTAAACAAAATGCTAAAGTAATCACATAA